A window of Rhodothermales bacterium genomic DNA:
GGAGGTCGGTGAGTCCGACCAGGACGCCGTTCTGCGCCATGAAACTGGCATTCCCCTGCCGCACGGCCGTCCACGTCGACGTGTAGCCGGAGTGTTGGATGCGCCGGATGACATTGAATCCCCAGTCCTGCTCAAACCCCGGCTGGTACCGGAGGCTCTTGAACGGAACGGAAATCTCCACGACGTATCCCTCGGGCGTCAAGCGGCCCTTGCTCTCGAAGCGGAAGTCCGGGCTCGTGTCCGTCGTGAATCCCGTGGAAGACTGACTGCGAAACGAGCCTGAATTTTCCGAATCCCGGAGGATGCCATCGGCCTGCTGCCCCAGCGGGTTGACGCCGATGGAAATGGCCTGCCGCCGGTCGTTGTACGTATCCAGTACAATCTGGATGAAGTCGTCTCCAGAAATCTTGTCCCGGTCGGCAAGGGTGGCCCGCACCTGCCCATGGGGCTCGAACGCACGGATCCCGAAATGGATGGCGGTCGGAGAATACCAGACCAGCACGTGGGTGGAATCTTCGGCAGGCCGGTTGTCAATCGGGACGTAATCCTGGAAACCGCTCAGCACGGCGGCCTGCGACCAGACCGGCTCGTCCAGCACGCCGTCGACGGTAATGCTCCCCGTCTCCACCCGCGGGATGCGGACGTCCTGGGACCACGCGGTGAGCGGGTCGAGCAGACCGGCCGAGAAAAAGATCAGTGCGAACGCCGTCTCGGCGGTCGGTCGGAATCGTGACATGATTTTGGTCTGGGTGCGGCTTTTGAGGACAGCGGGAAAACAGGAAATCAACGGCAAACTCCGGAACTTACGTCCGAAGCAGGTACTGGAGCTTGAAGAAAATCTGACGACTGGTCTGTCCGAACTCGAATCCGGGGTACGTAGAAATACCCGATTGGTGACGCTTCCGACTTGCACATCTCCCGGTTGTGTGTATTCTTGGGGGGAATCCACTCCATCGGACACGCATCCATGAACAAGAAACTCAAGCGTCAACTGCTGACGGCGACCCTCATCCTGGTCGGTCTCTTCGTCGTCTTCGCGATTGTCAGTCGGATAGCATAGCCCCAATTCGCGGGATTTTGCCGGGGCTGCTATTGGGTCACGCCGGCACGTCCGTTACCTTTGGGGCTGTACCCGTCTGAAAACCGCACCAACGCAGTATGAAGTTCTTTATCGATACGGCTGACCTGGACGAAATCCGTGAAGCCAATGACATGGGCGTCCTCGATGGCGTGACCACGAACCCGTCCCTCATGCGGAAGGTCGGGGGTTCCGACTTCCACGCACACATCCGCAAGATCTGTGAAATCGTGGACGGCGATGTATCCGCCGAAGTCGTATCGACCGATTACGCGGGCATGATGCAGGAGGCCCACGAGCTGGCCAAGATCCACGACAACGTCGTCGTCAAGATTCCGCTTATCCTGGACGGCATCAAGGCCATCAAGACCCTGACCGACGAGGGCATCAAAACCAATTGCACGCTCTGCTTTTCGCCCACGCAGGCGCTGGTTGCCGCGAAGGCGGGTGCCACGTACATCTCGCCGTTCATCGGGCGCCTGGATGACATCTCCACGTCCGGAATGGAGTTGGTGGGTCAGATCGTTCAGATCTATGCCAATTACGGCCTTGAGACCGAGGTCCTTGCGGCGTCCATCCGCCACCCCATGCACGTAGTCGAGTCTGCCATGGCCGGCGCCGACGTGGCCACCATGCCGCTCAGTGTCATCAAGCAGCTCATCAAACACCCGCTCACCGACAGTGGCCTCGAAAAATTCCTTGCTGACTGGCAGGCGTACCAGAAGGCGGCCGGGGACCCGAGCTGAGCATGATTTATGTGCCACTGGGCGGCGCCATCGATGAAATCGGGGCGAGTTGCCACTATGTGAAGGTTGACGGAACCGGTTTGCTGCTGGATGCCGGTGCGGATCCGGAGAAGGAGGGACGCGACAGTTTGCCCGACTTCGGACGCATCCATGCCCGCAGCGACTGGCACGTGGATCACATTGTGCTCTCGCATGCGCATCACGACCACATCGGATCGCTGCCGATTGCCATCAAGGAATTTCCGCACGCCCATGTGCACATGACGCAGCCCACGCGATCGCTGCTGGATGTATTGCTGCCTGCCAGCGCGCGATTGCAGCGCCGCCGGGTGCAGGAAGGGACCATGACGGAGGACCCCCTGTTCTCGGAAGAAGACATCGAGGTTTCGAGTTACCTGTACCTGACCCATCCCTACGAAACCGACTTCGATTTGACCGGAATGAACGGTGCGAGTCCGGTTACGGGTCGGTTGATCGATGCAGGGCACGTGCTGGGTTCAGCCGGGGTGCTCATTACGGCCGAAGACAACGGGGAGACCCGCCGCATCTTCTACACGGGCGATACGGGCGCATCGTCCCAGACCATTATTCCGGGTGCGGAATATCCGGACGGTCCGGTAGACGTGTTGCTCCTGGAGGCCACCCTGGGGATGGATGCCGAAGCCGAGAACTTCCCGCGTCGCGGAGAAGAAAAACGGCTGGGTGAGGCACTGAGAACGGTGTTGTCCCGCGGTGGATGCGTACTCATCCCTGCATTCTCGCTCGGTCGCAGCCAGGAAATGCTGGCGCTCATTGACCGGTACAAGAAGCGGAAGCTGATTCCGTCCGATACGCCCGTGTACACGGCCGGCATGATGCGGGCCATTTCGGACGTCTACGACAAGACCCGCTTCGTTTCGCCGCGTCTGGACGAGGAGTTCATGGTCTTCGGCGTGGAGCAGAAACGACTGCCGCGCGGCAACAACGAACTCAACAAGCTGCTGTCCGAACCCGGGATTTTCGTGGTGGGCAGCGGGATGATGTTCGAGCGCACCATCTCGAACAAGATTGCCCAACAGCTGGTGTCCCACGAGAAGAATGGCATCTTCATGGTCGGATTCGCCCGGGTAGACTCACCGGCAGAACGACTGCTCGACGCCGCCGCCGCCGGCCCCGGTACGGAAGTCATCCTGGACCGGCTCAAGGGTCCGCAGGAGCTCAAGTGCATGGTCGACAAATTCCGGTTCAGCGGTCACAGCAACCGCCGGGACCTGCTCGACCTGGTTGAGCACCTGGAGCCCGAGCACATCATCCTGCTGCACGGGGAGCAACCGGCGCGCCAGTGGATGGCGAACAATATTGCCTACTTCCATCCCGACATCCAGGTCCACATGCCCGAGCGCGGCGAGACCGTGGAAGTCTAGAAGTTGATCAGCGGCATGACCTTGAAGCGGTTCTTGTTGCGGGCGTAATTCAGGATGCCGATCTGTACGCCGCTCAGGTTGCGGGCGTAGTTGAACAGTCCGATGGTCACGCCCTGTTGCGTGCCGCGGATGTCTGATACGGCCGATACGGACAGTCCGTGATGCGTGCCGTCGTCAATCCGGAAATAGCCCGGGGCGACTGCCAACCCCGTGAAGTCCGATGCCCCGGCAGCAAACCCGGTGACGAAAAGACCCTCAAGGGCCGTTGCACCCAGCGCAAAGGATGCCATGTGGATGCCTTTCATGGTGCCGCCCGCGCCGGACGCGAATCCGCTCAGGGAAATGCCCGTCATGTCGCCGCCCGCCCCAAGTCCGATGCCTGCCATCATGATGCCGAACATGTCGCCGCCCACTCCGGCACCGATGCCGGCGAGCGCAATGCCGGTCATGTCCTCACCGGCACCGACCCCCAGGCCGCCCATGGCGATTCCGGCAATGTCCCGGCCCGTTCCGACGCCCAGGCCGCCCAACATGACGCCGGAGAGGTCACGGCCGGCGCCTATGCCCAGTCCTCCCCAGGCAATGCCTTCCATGTCCTGCTCGGCACCCACGCCGAACAGGCCCCAGCCGATACCCGTGATGTTCCGGGCTCCAGTGAGCGGAAGGCCCACCGCAATGCCCGACACGTCACCCGTCCACGGTTCGTAGGGCGACCAGATGGTCACGTTCATCCCGTTGACCCGGCGCAGGTTGCGGTCGCGGTAGTTCAGGCGGAGCCCCGTGAGTTCCTCGCTGTCCCCGATCGAGACGCCAACGTCATTGACCGTGATTCCGACGCTCTGCGCGCGGGTTGTACCCGGCAGGGCAAGGAGGAGCATCAGGAGGGCGAAACACAACGCGGAGAAGTACGAACGCATGGCTTTTCGGGAGAGCTATGATTGGGGATCATGATCGCATGCAAGACGCGTCCGCCGGTCATCAGGTTACAGCCGGGTGCCGACCTGGAGTGGTCTGCAAGATTTCTTGATAATCGGCTGCCGTCATGTTTCGACGGTTGGAGGCATTGGATCCGTTGCCCTCGGCGAGGCGGGCGATTTCGGCGTGGTGGCCGGGATCAATACCGAGTCCCGGGATATCAGGAATGCCAAGTCGTACGCGCAGGGCGTCGATCTCGTCCTGCAGAGGCCGTGAGAGCCCGAGATGCGTCTCGACGGGGAGCAGGTACGGGTTGATTTCAGCGGCCGTGTAGCGGAGTACAGGGGCCAACAGCACGGCATTCAACAGTCCGTGCGGCAGGTCCAGCAATCCGCCGATGGCCTCCGACAGGCAATGGACGGCGCCCACGTCGGCATTTCCGAACGCCATGCCGGCAATGGTTGAGCCCTCCATGAGCCGGGTTCGCGTGGCCGGGTCGTCCAGGTCGGTGCCGAGGGCGGGGACCAGACGGGAGAGGGCGGCCAGGGCCAGGGTGTCGGACGTAATGTTGGCCGGGAGGCCGATCATGGCCTCGATGGCATGGGTGACGGCATCCATGCCCGTGGTCGCCACCAGCGGTGTCGGGAGCGAATCCAGGAGGTCCGTATCCACGATGGCCGCCGTCGGAAACATGCCATCGCCCTTGACGCTGATCTTGACGTGCCGTTCGGGATCGGAGATGACCGACACCCAGGTGACTTCGCTGCCCGTGCCGCAGGTGGTGGGCACAGCAATGAAGGGGGCGGAAGCGTGCGTGAACCGGTTCTTGCCCTCGTAGTCGGTGATGACACCGGGATTGCGGAGCAGCATGGCGACGGCCTTGGCGGCATCGAGCACGCTGCCGCCCCCCAATCCGACAACGGCAGCACATCCTGCCGCCCGGGCGGTGTCCGCCAGGGCATTGATGTCGTTGGCCCGGGGGTTGGGTTTCGTACCGGCGTCAACGATCACGCGCAGTCCGGCTGCTTCCAGGTCCTTCCGGATGGCATCGGGCCAGGGTGTATTCAGCAAACCCGCGTCCGTGACCAACAGGACCGATGGCGGTGATGGGGCATTGGCTGTGGGGGCGCCGGGCAGCACCCGTGCCAATTCAGGGACGATCGCCCGGCGCCCCCCACGCGCGATGAACACGCGCACAGGCAGGCGGAAGGGGGAAAAAGAATGGTTCATCGCGCGTGATGAACCGCCAACGAAGCCGCCTGATCCCACAACACAAGGGCCCCGGTCACCGTCGGGTCCACCTGGTTGAAGACCGGGTACCATGCCTCGCTCCGGAACAGGCGCTGGGCAATCCGGGCCTTCAAAATGACCTCGAGGATGTCCCGCGACGCATCGTCCGGCAGGACCACATCATGTTCAGCCGACCACGCCACGAACTGCGCCCAGAGTGCATCATTCACGTGGAACGCCTCCATGAATCCAGCCTGATCATCCACCCAGCGATCCCGCACCGTCCGGCCATCGCCTTCCAGCCAATCCCGGGCAAACAACACGGGCAACCCGGCCTGGAGGGCCTCCCGAACGGGGGCCGAGGCCAGCGGCGACAGACTGTCCGGGGCAATGACCTGGTCGGGCATGACGCCGCCGCCGCCGAAGACCGTCCGGCCGCCCAGGGTCTCGAACCGGAGCGAATCGGGGATGTCGGCCAGGTACTCGGCCGGGCTGAACGTGGCGCGTTCGAAATCCGCGAACTTGGCGGAATAATAGTCCTCGTCACGCCCGTCCACATACGGCGTCTGGATGAGACGGCCTGACGGCATGTAGTAGCGTGCGACGGTCATCTGCAGAACGCTGCCGTCGCGAAGCTGGAACGGCCGCTGCACGAGGCCTTTTCCGAACGTGCGGCGGCCCACGATCAGGGCCCGGTCATGGTCCTGCAGGGCCCCGGCCACGATTTCGCTTCCGGACGCCGAGCCCTCATTCACCAGCACGATGACCGCCCCGTCCGTGAAGAGTCCACCGGGCGTAATCCGGTCGACTTCATTCTCACGCGGATCCCGGCCGCGGGTCGTCACGATGACGCCATCGCCGTCCAGCAACTCATTGGCCACGGCGACCGCCGTCTCCTTGATCCCGCCCGGATTATCCCGCAGATCCAGTACCAGGCGCTCCATGCCCTGGGCCTTGAGGCGGGCCACGTGGTCCACGAATTCCCGGTGCGTGGTCATGGCGAAGCGGCCAATCCGCACATAACCCGTGTTCGCGTCCATCATGTACGACGCATCCACGGAGTAGAGGGGAATGGATGCCCGCTCCAGCGTGAATACCATCGGCTCGGCGCGTCCCGGACGCACCACTCCCAGGCGTACGGGCGTGCCCACGGGTCCTTTTATGCGATCCTGGATGTCCAGCGAGTTCAGTCCCACGATGCTGGTGTCGTCCACGGCCACCATGCGGTCACCCGGCATGAGGCCGACGTGTTCGCCCGGTCCGTCGGGGAGCGTGGAGGTGACCCGTGCCGTATCGTCCACGGCAACGTCGAACCAGATTCCGATGCCCCCGAACGCTCCTTCATACTCCTGGCGGACATCCTTGAAGTGCGATGCATCGATGAAGACGGAGTGCGGGTCCAGATCCTTCAGCATGGCCTGGATGGCGTCCTCGGCCAGTCGTTTCGCATCGACTTCTTCCACGTACTGCCGGTTGATGAGGAGGTAGGCCTCTTCCAGCTTTTGCAATTCCTTGTAGGGGTCGGCTGGCGTGGCGGGTTCGTTCACGCGGAGGCCAAGCACGGTGCCGGCCACGAACAGGAGCAGGCCGGGCAGGGCGTAGGTGAAGAGGGCGCGTTTCATGCAGTGACGGAGTGGGGAGTGGGTTCGGAGCGAACGGCCGGCGGACGTTCCTTGGTTCGTAGGATGCCCCGGATTGTTTCACATCGGGGACACCGCAGCGTGAAAATCCGCATCATGTAACCTTTCCCGCGTCGGCCGCGTTTTCCGGGCAGATTCCACTTGATGATGATGTGAACGCCCTCACTTTCAATCAAATCATGCATGCGCACCGGCAGCGCGTCTTTTCCATGGCCTGGCATGTGCTGGGCGATGCGGACGAAGCCGCCGATGTGGCCCAGGATGTGTTCATCCGGTTGTGGGAAAACCGCGCCGACGTGGACACGGAACGGGTGGGCGCATGGTTGACGAAGGTGACACGGAACGCAGCCATCGATGCGTGGCGCCGGCGTCGAACCCGGCAAAACGTGTACGCGACGGACACGGAAACCGTGGAGGCCCTGCCGGGACACGTGCGCGGGCCGGAAGGCGAAACGCGCGCCGAGCTGTTCCGCGACCGCCTCCGTGCGGCGCTGGCCACGCTGGGCGAGCCGCACCGCAGCATCGTCATCCTGCGGGAAATCCAGGAATACCAATATGATGAGATAAGCGAGGCACTGGATCTGCCATTGAACACCGTGAAAGTGTATTTGCACCGCGCCAGGAAGACCCTGCGCGCCGAACTGGGAGAGGATGTACGCTATGACTATGCTGAGTGAACCGGAACGCGCCTGGTGGCGTGATCGACTCGATGCCATGCTGGACGATGAACTGGACGCCGGGGATGCCGCGCGGTTCGAGGCCCTGGCGCGACTGGATCCGCTGTTGGCGGACGAGTGGGCCGTCATGGAAAAAATGCAACGCGTGCTGCGCTCCGAACGTGCACCCCTGTGTCCGGACCGGGTATCTCATGCCGTTATGGCGCACGTCCGGGACGACGTGCGTCGGTCCTGGACGGTCCGTTTGGGCGCCTTGCTGCCCCGAACGGTCCTGTGGAAGCCCATGTTCGCCACGGCCATGTTGGTCGGCGTGGTGGTGATGGCGGCACTGTCCGGGCGTACGACAGCTCCCGTGGGTGGACCTGCGGTGGCCGACGCGACCGAGGATGTGAAGTGGGTCCTGGCCTACGTCTCCGGGGTTGGCAGCGAGACGGGCCGATCGGTCCGGACCGATGTGGTGGACCCCATTGTCAACAGTCTTTCCGAGAATTGAACCCATGAAACGAAACTCCCTGAATATCACCGGTCTTATCGTGGCCGTGTTGCTCCTGCTGAGCATGATCGCGATGGTCGTGGATGCGTCGGCCCAGTCGGCCCGTCAGCACCCGGGCTATGTGGACCTCGAAACCATGGGCAGCCTGCGCCGGGTCATCGGTCACGAACCCACCATTGAAGTGAACGTGGAAGGGGCCCTGCTCCGCCTGGTGGCCGAGGCATCGCGCTACGAGGACCCTGAACTGGCCACCATGCTGCGACGGCTCGAAGGTGTATTCGTGCGCGGGTTCCACATCGGGGACACGAGCGCCGGACGGGCCCGTGAGCAGGCCTCCGTCATCGGCCGTGAGCTGGAAAAGGTGGGGTGGACGACCATTGTGAGCATCAATGAGCGGGACGAGTACGTCCGCATGTTCGCCCGCATGGAGCGCGACGAAATCGTGGGCATGGTGGTGATGGTGGTGGACGAAGCCGGGCGAGAGGCGATCTTCCTGAATATCGTGGGGGATGTGGACCCCGAGGAGATCGGCCGGATAGGCAGCAAATTCCGGGTGCCTTTGGGGAATTGATGTCCTGAGCCCTGCGGACCACCCCAGAAACCGCCGCCCGATCGTGCCGTATGCCTGTGGATTCAACCCTCATCCACAGGATATCGTCATGACCACGGGAAAAATTGTCGGCCTTGTTGTCGTCCTTGCCATTGGATTCGCCTTTTTCGCCGGAATCGGGTCCTACAATGGACTCGTGGATTCCGAAGAGCGTGTTGCCCAGTCCTGGGCCAACGTGGAGACCACCTACCAGCGGCGCAGTGACCTGATTCCGAACCTGGTCAACACGGTGCAGGGTGCGGCCGATTTCGAGCAGGAGACGCTCGAAGCCGTGACCAATGCGCGGGCCCGCGCCACGGGTATAAACCTGGATGTGTCGGACCTCAGCGATCCGGCCAGGGTGCAGGAGTTCATGGCCGCCCAGGAGGGCTTGTCCGGCGCGCTCGGCCGCTTGCTCGTTGTCTCCGAAAACTATCCGCAGTTGCGCGCCACCGAGGCGTTCCGTGACCTCCAGAGCCAGCTCGAAGGCACCGAAAACCGGATTGCCGTTGCCCGGCGCGACTACAACGAGGCGGTCACCACGTACAACCAGCGCGTGCGTCGTTTCCCCGGCTCCATCGTGGCCGGAATCACCGGATTCGATCGCCGTACCCCGTTCGAGGCCCAGCCCGGTTCTGAAAAAGCACCTGTGGTTGACTTCGGATCGTGAGCGTGCTGCATTCCATAGGGTTCCGGCGTGTGCGTCGCTCAGGAGCGGCCCTGCTGGTGTTGGCCGGGCTGCTGGTTTTTGGCGCCGTCGGCGTGCTGTTCGCACCGTTGGCCCATGCCCAGAACGTGCGTACCATTGCGCCGTCCGGCAAGTGGGTCACCGACCAGGCGGACTTCCTGTCCGACGCCGAGGAACGCCTGCTGACCGCCAAGTTGCGGGCCTATGCCGACACCACGTCCACGCAGATGATCGTGGTCACGGTCCAGGACCTGGGTGGATACGCGGCCTCGGATTACGCCACGGAGCTCGGGCGTACGTTCAAGGTGGGCACGGCGGACAAGAACAACGGCATTGTGCTCCTCGCGTCGCGTGAGGAGCGGGAATTGTTCATTGCGACCGGATACGGGATGGAAGGCATGGTTACCGACGCGGTGGCTGCGCGGATCATCCGCAACGTGATCGTACCTGAATTCCGCAGCGGCAATTTTTTTGCAGGACTGGATGGTGCGGTTGATGCACTGATTGCGGTAGCTTCCGGCACGTATTCCGCGGACGAGATTGCCGATGCGCCGAGTGGAGGCTCGGATGCCGCCGGCCAGGTGATTGTCTACATCCTGTTCCTGATTGCCTTCCTGGTCGTGTCTTCCTTGCGTCACGGAGGCGGAGGAGGCGGAAAGAAGGGCTATCGCCGGGATCGACACCACGGGCTCCCCATGATTTTCTGGGGTGGCAGCATGGGTGGCGGATCCGGGGGTGGGGGCTTCGGAGGGGGCTTCGGAGGCGGAGGTTTCGGTGGTATGGGCGGCGGATTCGGTGGCGGGGGCGCCGGTGGCAGCTGGTAGGGAACGTATGGCGGCAAGAGATAGTCAATACACGATGGAACAGCATTGAAAACTTTGACCATGTCCAGGCTGAATCAGCTACTTGCATTTCACAGGGACGATCCGAAGGATTCGTTCGTCCGGTT
This region includes:
- the fsa gene encoding fructose-6-phosphate aldolase, which gives rise to MKFFIDTADLDEIREANDMGVLDGVTTNPSLMRKVGGSDFHAHIRKICEIVDGDVSAEVVSTDYAGMMQEAHELAKIHDNVVVKIPLILDGIKAIKTLTDEGIKTNCTLCFSPTQALVAAKAGATYISPFIGRLDDISTSGMELVGQIVQIYANYGLETEVLAASIRHPMHVVESAMAGADVATMPLSVIKQLIKHPLTDSGLEKFLADWQAYQKAAGDPS
- a CDS encoding MBL fold metallo-hydrolase, translating into MIYVPLGGAIDEIGASCHYVKVDGTGLLLDAGADPEKEGRDSLPDFGRIHARSDWHVDHIVLSHAHHDHIGSLPIAIKEFPHAHVHMTQPTRSLLDVLLPASARLQRRRVQEGTMTEDPLFSEEDIEVSSYLYLTHPYETDFDLTGMNGASPVTGRLIDAGHVLGSAGVLITAEDNGETRRIFYTGDTGASSQTIIPGAEYPDGPVDVLLLEATLGMDAEAENFPRRGEEKRLGEALRTVLSRGGCVLIPAFSLGRSQEMLALIDRYKKRKLIPSDTPVYTAGMMRAISDVYDKTRFVSPRLDEEFMVFGVEQKRLPRGNNELNKLLSEPGIFVVGSGMMFERTISNKIAQQLVSHEKNGIFMVGFARVDSPAERLLDAAAAGPGTEVILDRLKGPQELKCMVDKFRFSGHSNRRDLLDLVEHLEPEHIILLHGEQPARQWMANNIAYFHPDIQVHMPERGETVEV
- a CDS encoding iron-containing alcohol dehydrogenase, producing the protein MNHSFSPFRLPVRVFIARGGRRAIVPELARVLPGAPTANAPSPPSVLLVTDAGLLNTPWPDAIRKDLEAAGLRVIVDAGTKPNPRANDINALADTARAAGCAAVVGLGGGSVLDAAKAVAMLLRNPGVITDYEGKNRFTHASAPFIAVPTTCGTGSEVTWVSVISDPERHVKISVKGDGMFPTAAIVDTDLLDSLPTPLVATTGMDAVTHAIEAMIGLPANITSDTLALAALSRLVPALGTDLDDPATRTRLMEGSTIAGMAFGNADVGAVHCLSEAIGGLLDLPHGLLNAVLLAPVLRYTAAEINPYLLPVETHLGLSRPLQDEIDALRVRLGIPDIPGLGIDPGHHAEIARLAEGNGSNASNRRNMTAADYQEILQTTPGRHPAVT
- a CDS encoding S41 family peptidase, with the translated sequence MKRALFTYALPGLLLFVAGTVLGLRVNEPATPADPYKELQKLEEAYLLINRQYVEEVDAKRLAEDAIQAMLKDLDPHSVFIDASHFKDVRQEYEGAFGGIGIWFDVAVDDTARVTSTLPDGPGEHVGLMPGDRMVAVDDTSIVGLNSLDIQDRIKGPVGTPVRLGVVRPGRAEPMVFTLERASIPLYSVDASYMMDANTGYVRIGRFAMTTHREFVDHVARLKAQGMERLVLDLRDNPGGIKETAVAVANELLDGDGVIVTTRGRDPRENEVDRITPGGLFTDGAVIVLVNEGSASGSEIVAGALQDHDRALIVGRRTFGKGLVQRPFQLRDGSVLQMTVARYYMPSGRLIQTPYVDGRDEDYYSAKFADFERATFSPAEYLADIPDSLRFETLGGRTVFGGGGVMPDQVIAPDSLSPLASAPVREALQAGLPVLFARDWLEGDGRTVRDRWVDDQAGFMEAFHVNDALWAQFVAWSAEHDVVLPDDASRDILEVILKARIAQRLFRSEAWYPVFNQVDPTVTGALVLWDQAASLAVHHAR
- a CDS encoding RNA polymerase sigma factor, whose product is MHAHRQRVFSMAWHVLGDADEAADVAQDVFIRLWENRADVDTERVGAWLTKVTRNAAIDAWRRRRTRQNVYATDTETVEALPGHVRGPEGETRAELFRDRLRAALATLGEPHRSIVILREIQEYQYDEISEALDLPLNTVKVYLHRARKTLRAELGEDVRYDYAE
- a CDS encoding DUF4252 domain-containing protein — encoded protein: MKRNSLNITGLIVAVLLLLSMIAMVVDASAQSARQHPGYVDLETMGSLRRVIGHEPTIEVNVEGALLRLVAEASRYEDPELATMLRRLEGVFVRGFHIGDTSAGRAREQASVIGRELEKVGWTTIVSINERDEYVRMFARMERDEIVGMVVMVVDEAGREAIFLNIVGDVDPEEIGRIGSKFRVPLGN
- a CDS encoding LemA family protein, which translates into the protein MTTGKIVGLVVVLAIGFAFFAGIGSYNGLVDSEERVAQSWANVETTYQRRSDLIPNLVNTVQGAADFEQETLEAVTNARARATGINLDVSDLSDPARVQEFMAAQEGLSGALGRLLVVSENYPQLRATEAFRDLQSQLEGTENRIAVARRDYNEAVTTYNQRVRRFPGSIVAGITGFDRRTPFEAQPGSEKAPVVDFGS
- a CDS encoding TPM domain-containing protein, whose product is MSVLHSIGFRRVRRSGAALLVLAGLLVFGAVGVLFAPLAHAQNVRTIAPSGKWVTDQADFLSDAEERLLTAKLRAYADTTSTQMIVVTVQDLGGYAASDYATELGRTFKVGTADKNNGIVLLASREERELFIATGYGMEGMVTDAVAARIIRNVIVPEFRSGNFFAGLDGAVDALIAVASGTYSADEIADAPSGGSDAAGQVIVYILFLIAFLVVSSLRHGGGGGGKKGYRRDRHHGLPMIFWGGSMGGGSGGGGFGGGFGGGGFGGMGGGFGGGGAGGSW